A genomic window from Helicobacter pylori includes:
- the hemE gene encoding uroporphyrinogen decarboxylase, whose translation MIFIDACFKKETPYTPIWMMRQAGRYLSEYQESRKKAGSFLELCQNSDLATEVTLQPVEILGVDAAILFSDILVVPLEMGLDLEFIPKKGPHFLETITDLKSVNSLKVGAYKRLNYVYDTISQTRQKLSKEKALIGFCGSPWTLATYMIEGEGSKSYAKSKKMLYSEPEVLHALLEKLSLELIEYLSLQIQAGVNAVMVFDSWASALEKEAYLKFSWHYLKKISKELKKRYARIPVILFPKGVGAYLDSIDGEFDVFGVDWGTPLEMAKKILGDKYVLQGNLEPTRLYDKNALEEGVEKILKIMGNQGHIFNLGHGMLPDLPRENAKYLVQLVHTKTKH comes from the coding sequence ATGATTTTTATTGATGCATGTTTTAAAAAAGAAACACCCTACACGCCCATTTGGATGATGAGGCAAGCGGGTCGTTATCTTAGCGAATACCAAGAGAGCCGTAAAAAAGCGGGGAGTTTCTTGGAATTGTGTCAAAATAGCGATCTAGCCACAGAAGTAACTTTACAGCCGGTAGAGATTTTGGGCGTGGATGCAGCTATTTTGTTTAGCGATATTTTGGTAGTGCCTTTGGAAATGGGCTTAGATTTGGAATTTATCCCTAAAAAGGGGCCGCATTTTTTAGAGACGATTACGGATCTAAAAAGCGTGAATAGCCTTAAAGTTGGGGCGTATAAGCGGCTGAATTATGTCTATGATACGATTTCTCAAACGCGCCAAAAACTTTCTAAAGAGAAAGCACTGATCGGCTTTTGCGGGTCGCCTTGGACTTTGGCGACTTACATGATAGAGGGCGAAGGGAGTAAATCGTATGCTAAAAGCAAGAAAATGCTCTATAGCGAGCCTGAAGTTTTGCATGCGCTTTTAGAAAAATTAAGCCTTGAATTGATAGAGTATTTGAGCCTTCAGATCCAAGCCGGGGTCAATGCGGTGATGGTTTTTGACTCATGGGCGAGTGCTTTAGAAAAAGAAGCTTATTTGAAATTCAGTTGGCATTATTTGAAAAAAATCTCCAAAGAGCTTAAAAAACGCTATGCACGCATTCCGGTTATCCTTTTCCCTAAAGGGGTTGGCGCTTATTTGGATAGCATAGATGGGGAATTTGATGTGTTTGGCGTGGATTGGGGCACGCCTTTAGAAATGGCAAAAAAGATTTTGGGCGATAAATATGTTTTGCAAGGGAATTTAGAACCCACTAGGCTTTATGATAAAAACGCTTTAGAAGAAGGCGTTGAAAAGATTCTAAAAATCATGGGCAATCAAGGGCATATTTTTAATCTAGGGCATGGGATGCTGCCGGATTTACCCAGAGAAAACGCCAAGTATTTAGTGCAATTAGTGCATACTAAAACCAAGCACTAG
- the hefA gene encoding efflux RND transporter outer membrane subunit HefA: MNTLIRCISLLGLCVALALAQTPSKTPAEIKQILNNYSHKNLKLIDPPTSSLEATPSFLPSPKETATTINQEIAKYHEKSDKAPLGLNELLKGASTNLSLQAQELNVKQAMKNHTIAKAMFLPTLNTSYNFKNEARDTPEYKHYNTQQLQAQVTLNVFNGFSDVNNVKEKSATYRSTVANLEYSRQSVYLQVVQQYYEYFNNLARMIALQKKLEQIKTDIKRVTKLYDKGLTTIDDLQSLKAQGNLSEYDILDMQFALEQNRLTLEYLTNLNVKNLKKTTIDAPNLQLRERQDLVSLREQISAIRYQNKQLNYYPKIDVFDSWLFWIQKPAYATGRFGNFYPNQQNTAGVTATLNIFDDIGLSLQKQSIMLGQLANEKNLAYKKLEQEKDEQLYRKSLDIARAKIESSKASLDAANLSFANIKRKYDANLVDFTTYLRGLTTRFDAEVAYNLALNNYEVQKANYIFNSGHRIQDYVH, translated from the coding sequence ATGAATACTTTGATAAGATGCATTAGCTTATTAGGTTTGTGCGTTGCTTTAGCCCTAGCCCAAACCCCTTCTAAAACTCCAGCTGAAATCAAACAAATTCTTAACAATTATAGCCATAAGAATTTAAAGCTCATTGATCCGCCGACAAGTTCTTTAGAAGCGACACCGAGTTTTTTGCCCTCGCCTAAAGAAACAGCGACCACGATCAATCAAGAGATTGCTAAATACCATGAAAAAAGCGATAAAGCCCCTTTAGGGTTGAATGAATTGCTTAAAGGGGCTAGCACTAATCTCAGTTTGCAAGCGCAAGAACTCAATGTTAAGCAGGCGATGAAAAACCACACCATCGCCAAAGCGATGTTTTTGCCCACTTTGAATACGAGTTATAATTTTAAAAATGAAGCTAGGGATACCCCAGAATATAAGCATTATAACACCCAACAACTCCAAGCTCAAGTTACATTGAATGTGTTTAATGGTTTTAGCGATGTGAATAATGTCAAAGAAAAGTCTGCGACTTACCGCTCCACTGTGGCTAATTTAGAATACAGCCGCCAAAGCGTGTATTTGCAAGTGGTGCAACAATATTATGAGTATTTTAACAACCTCGCTCGCATGATCGCTTTGCAAAAGAAATTAGAGCAAATCAAAACGGACATTAAAAGGGTTACTAAGCTCTATGACAAAGGGCTAACGACGATTGATGATTTGCAAAGTTTGAAAGCGCAAGGGAATTTGAGCGAATACGATATTTTGGACATGCAATTTGCTTTGGAGCAAAACCGCTTGACTTTAGAGTATCTCACTAACCTCAATGTGAAAAATCTGAAAAAGACCACGATTGATGCGCCTAATTTGCAACTAAGAGAAAGGCAGGATTTGGTTTCTTTGAGGGAGCAGATTTCTGCAATCAGATACCAAAACAAGCAACTCAATTATTACCCCAAGATAGATGTGTTTGACTCATGGCTTTTTTGGATTCAAAAACCCGCTTATGCCACAGGGCGTTTTGGGAATTTCTACCCCAATCAACAAAACACCGCTGGGGTTACTGCGACTTTGAATATTTTTGATGATATAGGCTTGAGTTTGCAAAAGCAATCCATCATGTTAGGCCAATTAGCGAATGAAAAGAATTTAGCCTATAAAAAGCTAGAGCAAGAAAAAGACGAACAACTTTACCGAAAATCGCTTGATATTGCTAGGGCTAAGATTGAATCTTCCAAAGCCAGTTTGGATGCGGCTAACCTTTCTTTTGCCAACATTAAAAGGAAATACGACGCTAATTTAGTGGATTTTACGACCTATTTAAGGGGTTTAACCACGCGCTTTGATGCAGAAGTGGCTTACAATTTAGCGCTCAATAATTACGAAGTGCAAAAAGCCAATTACATTTTCAATAGCGGACACAGAATACAAGATTATGTGCATTAA
- the hefB gene encoding efflux RND transporter periplasmic adaptor subunit HefB yields MIRKILIGLCLSLLSLEAGEKVYAIFNVKAMQDSKLTLDSTGIVDSIKVTEGSVVKKGDVLLLLYNQDKQAQSDSTEQQLIFAKKQYQRYSKIGGAVDKNTLEGYEFTYKRLESDYAYSIAVLNKTILRAPFDGVIASKNIQVGEGVSANSTVLLRLVSHARKLVIEFDSKYINAVKVGDTYTYSIDGDSNKHEIKITKIYPTVDENTRKVSAEALLSNPMAVGLFGDGFIQTKQ; encoded by the coding sequence ATGATACGAAAAATTTTAATAGGATTGTGTTTAAGTCTTTTGAGTTTGGAAGCTGGCGAAAAAGTGTATGCGATTTTCAATGTGAAAGCGATGCAAGATTCCAAGCTCACCTTAGATAGCACAGGGATTGTGGATAGCATTAAGGTTACTGAGGGGAGTGTGGTCAAAAAGGGCGATGTTTTGTTGCTTTTGTATAACCAAGACAAGCAAGCTCAAAGCGATTCTACCGAGCAACAGCTCATTTTTGCTAAAAAACAATACCAACGATACAGCAAAATTGGGGGCGCGGTGGATAAAAACACTCTAGAGGGCTATGAATTTACTTATAAACGCTTGGAGTCTGATTACGCTTATTCTATTGCGGTATTGAATAAAACCATTTTAAGAGCCCCTTTTGATGGCGTGATAGCGAGCAAAAACATTCAAGTGGGCGAAGGGGTGAGCGCGAACAGCACGGTGTTACTGAGATTAGTCAGTCATGCTAGAAAATTAGTCATTGAATTTGATTCCAAATACATTAATGCGGTCAAAGTGGGGGATACTTACACTTATTCTATAGACGGGGATTCCAATAAACATGAAATTAAAATCACTAAGATTTACCCCACCGTTGATGAAAACACACGAAAAGTGAGTGCAGAAGCCCTTTTGTCTAATCCTATGGCAGTGGGGCTTTTTGGCGATGGGTTTATCCAAACGAAACAATAG
- the hefC gene encoding efflux RND transporter permease subunit HefC, with protein MYKTAINRPITTLMFALAIVFFGTMGFKKLSVALFPKIDMPTVVVTTTYPGASAEIIESKVTDKIEESVMGIDGIKKVTSTSSKNVSIVVIEFELEKPNEEALNDVVNKISSVRFDDSNIKKPSVNKFDTDSQPIISLFVSSSSVPATTLNDYAKNTIKPMLQKINGVGGVQLNGFRERQIRIYADPTLMNKYNLTYADLFSTLKAENVEVDGGRIVNSQRELSILVNANSYSVADVEKIQVGNHVRLGDIAKIEIGLEEDNTFASFKDKPGVVLEIQKIAGTNEIEIVDRVYEALKHIQAISPNYEIRPFMDTTTFIRTSIEDVKFDLVLGAILAVLVVFVFLRSGTITLVSAISIPVSIMGTFALIQWMGFSLNMLTMVALTLSIGIIIDDAIVVIENIHKKLEMGMEKRKASYEGVREIGFALVAISAMLLSVFVPIGNMKGIIGRFFQSFGITVALAIALSYVVVVTIIPMVSSVVVNPRHSRFYVWSEPFFKALESRYTKLLQWVLNHKLIIFIAVVLVFVGSLFVASKLGMDFMLKEDRGRFQVWLKAKPGVSIDYMTQKSKIFQEAIEKHAEVEFTTLQVGYGTSQNPFKAKIFVQLKPLEERKKEHQLGQFELMSALRKELRSLPEAKDLENINLTEVSLIGGGGDSSPFQTYVFSHSQEAVDKSVANLKKFLLESPALKGKVESYHTSTSESQPQLQLKILRQNANKYGVSAQTIGSVVSSAFSGTSQASVFKEDGKEYDMIIRVPDDKRVSVEDIKRLQVRNKYDKLMFLDALVEITETQSPSSISRYNRQRSVTVLAQPNRSAGVSLGEILTQVSKNTKEWLVEGANYRFTGEADNAKESNGEFMIALATAFVLIYMILAALYESILEPFIIMVTMPLSFSGAFFALGLAHQPLSMFSMIGLILLIGMVGKNATLLIDVANEERKKGLNIQEAILFAGKTRLRPILMTTIAMVCGMLPLALASGDGSAMKSPIGIAMSGGLMISMVLSLLIVPVFYRLLAPIDDKIKRFYQNQKALE; from the coding sequence ATGTATAAAACAGCGATAAATCGTCCTATTACGACTTTAATGTTTGCTTTGGCGATTGTCTTTTTTGGGACTATGGGCTTTAAAAAATTGAGCGTGGCGCTTTTCCCTAAAATTGATATGCCTACGGTGGTGGTTACTACGACTTATCCTGGGGCTAGCGCTGAAATCATAGAAAGTAAGGTAACCGATAAGATTGAAGAATCGGTGATGGGGATTGATGGGATCAAAAAGGTTACTTCCACTAGCTCTAAAAATGTGAGTATCGTGGTCATTGAATTTGAGTTAGAAAAGCCTAATGAAGAAGCCCTAAACGATGTGGTCAATAAAATTTCTTCGGTGCGTTTTGATGACTCCAATATTAAAAAACCCTCCGTGAATAAATTTGATACCGACAGCCAACCCATTATTTCATTGTTTGTGAGCAGTTCAAGCGTGCCGGCTACGACTTTGAACGATTACGCTAAAAACACCATTAAACCCATGCTCCAAAAAATCAATGGGGTGGGAGGCGTGCAACTCAACGGCTTTAGGGAGCGCCAAATTAGAATTTATGCTGACCCTACTTTGATGAATAAATACAACTTGACTTATGCGGATCTTTTCAGCACGCTTAAAGCGGAGAATGTGGAAGTTGATGGGGGGCGCATTGTCAATAGTCAAAGAGAATTATCAATCTTAGTGAATGCGAATAGTTATAGCGTTGCGGATGTAGAAAAGATCCAAGTGGGTAATCATGTGCGTCTTGGCGATATTGCAAAAATTGAAATCGGTTTAGAAGAAGACAACACTTTTGCAAGCTTTAAAGATAAGCCCGGTGTGGTTTTAGAAATCCAAAAGATTGCGGGAACGAATGAAATTGAAATCGTAGATAGGGTGTATGAAGCCTTAAAACACATTCAAGCCATAAGCCCTAACTATGAAATCAGGCCTTTTATGGACACGACAACTTTCATTCGCACTTCTATTGAAGATGTGAAATTTGACTTGGTTTTAGGGGCGATTTTAGCGGTTTTAGTGGTGTTTGTATTCTTGCGTAGCGGGACGATCACTTTAGTTTCAGCGATTTCTATCCCTGTTTCTATCATGGGGACTTTTGCGCTTATCCAATGGATGGGCTTTTCGCTCAACATGCTCACCATGGTAGCCTTAACTCTGTCTATAGGGATCATTATTGATGATGCGATCGTGGTGATTGAAAATATCCATAAAAAGCTAGAAATGGGCATGGAAAAACGCAAAGCAAGCTATGAGGGAGTGAGGGAAATTGGCTTTGCGTTAGTGGCGATTTCAGCAATGTTGCTTTCAGTTTTTGTGCCTATAGGGAACATGAAAGGCATTATCGGACGCTTTTTTCAAAGTTTTGGGATCACGGTGGCCTTAGCGATCGCTTTGTCGTATGTGGTGGTCGTTACGATTATCCCCATGGTAAGCTCGGTAGTCGTTAATCCTAGGCATTCTCGTTTCTATGTGTGGAGTGAGCCTTTTTTTAAAGCTTTAGAGTCTCGTTATACCAAGTTACTTCAATGGGTTTTAAACCACAAGCTCATTATATTTATAGCGGTGGTTTTGGTGTTTGTGGGTTCACTTTTTGTGGCTTCTAAGCTCGGCATGGATTTCATGCTTAAAGAAGATAGGGGGAGGTTTCAAGTGTGGCTTAAGGCTAAACCGGGCGTGAGCATAGATTACATGACGCAAAAGAGTAAGATCTTTCAAGAAGCGATTGAAAAGCATGCTGAAGTGGAATTTACCACTTTGCAAGTGGGTTATGGCACCTCGCAAAATCCTTTTAAAGCGAAGATTTTTGTGCAACTCAAGCCTTTAGAAGAGCGTAAAAAAGAACACCAATTGGGGCAATTTGAATTGATGAGCGCTTTAAGGAAGGAATTAAGAAGCTTACCGGAAGCTAAAGATTTAGAGAATATCAATCTTACTGAAGTTTCTCTTATAGGAGGTGGTGGGGATAGTTCGCCCTTTCAAACCTATGTGTTCTCTCACTCTCAAGAAGCGGTGGATAAAAGCGTGGCGAATTTGAAGAAATTCTTATTAGAAAGCCCTGCATTAAAAGGCAAGGTTGAAAGCTATCACACAAGCACGAGCGAATCGCAACCGCAATTGCAACTCAAAATCTTAAGGCAAAACGCTAACAAATACGGCGTGAGCGCTCAAACCATTGGTTCAGTGGTAAGCTCTGCTTTCTCTGGGACTTCTCAAGCGAGTGTGTTCAAAGAAGATGGTAAAGAATACGACATGATCATTAGAGTGCCTGATGATAAGCGCGTTTCTGTGGAAGATATTAAACGCTTGCAAGTGCGTAACAAATACGATAAATTGATGTTTTTAGACGCTTTAGTGGAAATCACAGAAACCCAAAGCCCGTCGAGCATTTCTCGCTACAACCGCCAGCGTAGCGTTACGGTGCTCGCTCAGCCTAATAGGAGTGCGGGCGTTTCTTTGGGCGAAATTTTAACGCAAGTGAGTAAAAACACTAAAGAATGGCTGGTTGAAGGGGCGAATTACAGATTCACCGGTGAAGCGGATAATGCTAAAGAAAGCAATGGGGAGTTTATGATCGCTCTAGCGACGGCGTTTGTGTTGATTTATATGATTTTGGCAGCGTTGTATGAATCCATTTTAGAGCCTTTTATTATCATGGTTACCATGCCTTTAAGCTTTTCAGGGGCGTTTTTTGCTTTAGGTTTAGCGCACCAGCCTTTGAGCATGTTTTCTATGATAGGTTTGATCTTGCTCATTGGTATGGTGGGTAAAAACGCAACGCTTTTAATTGATGTCGCCAACGAAGAGCGTAAAAAAGGCTTGAACATTCAAGAAGCCATTTTATTTGCCGGCAAAACCCGTCTAAGACCGATTTTAATGACCACCATTGCGATGGTTTGTGGCATGTTGCCTTTAGCGTTAGCGAGTGGGGATGGATCAGCGATGAAATCCCCTATAGGGATTGCGATGAGTGGGGGCTTGATGATTTCTATGGTGTTAAGTTTACTCATTGTGCCGGTGTTTTATCGTTTGCTCGCTCCCATAGACGATAAAATCAAGCGGTTTTACCAAAACCAAAAAGCTTTAGAATGA
- a CDS encoding outer membrane beta-barrel protein: MKKIVLILALGVGLLGAFESKKSHIYFGAMVGLAPIEIKPASDSSYTAFLWGAKGGYQFAFLKALALRGEFSYLMAIKPTAFHTINTSLLSLNIDALSDFYTYKKYSFGVYGGLGIGYFYQNNHLGMKNSSFMGYNGLFNVGLGSTIDKHHRIELGAKIPFSKTRNSFKNSYFLESVFIHASYSYAF; encoded by the coding sequence ATGAAAAAAATTGTTTTAATTTTGGCTTTAGGGGTGGGTTTGTTAGGGGCGTTTGAGTCTAAAAAAAGTCATATTTATTTTGGGGCTATGGTGGGTTTAGCCCCTATTGAAATAAAACCGGCTAGCGATTCTTCTTATACCGCTTTTTTATGGGGGGCTAAAGGGGGGTATCAATTCGCTTTTTTAAAAGCTTTAGCATTAAGGGGTGAATTTTCCTATCTCATGGCCATCAAGCCCACAGCGTTTCATACGATTAACACTTCTTTATTGAGTTTAAACATTGATGCATTGAGCGACTTTTACACTTATAAAAAATACAGCTTTGGGGTGTATGGGGGGCTTGGGATAGGGTATTTTTATCAAAACAACCATTTAGGCATGAAAAATAGTTCGTTTATGGGGTATAACGGGCTATTTAATGTGGGGCTTGGTAGCACGATTGACAAACACCACCGCATAGAGCTTGGGGCTAAAATCCCTTTTTCAAAAACCAGAAATTCTTTTAAAAATTCTTATTTTTTAGAGAGCGTTTTTATCCATGCGAGTTATAGTTATGCATTCTAA